The genomic segment TCGTCGCGGGAGGCGTCGGGCAGGGCGGTGGCGGCTTCGCGGTAGGTGGTGGGGTCGGTGAAGCGGAGGCGGACGTGTCCGCCGGGGACGAGGCGCTTGAGTTCCTCGGCGGTGCCTTCGGCGGCGATCTTTCCGTCGTGGAGGACGGCGATGCGGTCGGCGAGTTCGTCGGCTTCGTCGAGGTACTGGGTGGTGAGGAAGACGGTGACGCCGCCGGTGACGAGTTCGCGGATGATGCCCCACATGGTGTGGCGGGAGCGGGGGTCGAGGCCGGTGGTGGGTTCGTCGAGGAAGATGATCCTCGGGTCGCCGACCAGGGTCATGGCGATGTCGAGGCGGCGTTTCATGCCGCCGGAGTAGGTGGAGGCGGGCTTCTGCGCCGCTTCGGTGAGGTCGAACCGCTCCAGCAGTTCGGCGGCGACGCGCTTGCCCTCCGCCTTGGGCAGGTGGTGGAGGTCGGCCATGAGGAGCATGTTCTCCTCGCCGGTGATCAGTCCGTCGACCGCGGAGAACTGTCCGGTGACCCCGATCGCGGCGCGTACCGCCTGCGGGGCGGTGGCCACGTCGTGGCCACCGACGCTCAGCTCGCCGGCCCCGGCGGTGATGAGGGTGGAGAGGATCTTGACGACGGTGGTCTTGCCGGCACCGTTCGGGCCGAGCAGGGAGAAGATCGTGCCTGCCGGGACGGCCAGGTCGACGCCGTCGAGGACGGTCTTGTCGCCGTAGGACTTGCGCAGACCCTTCGCCGCGATGGCCAGGCCGGCGGCGGGGAGGGCGGGGCTTGCGGGGTTCGCGGAGAGTGCCATGGGGGTGCTCCTTTACAGGCTGCGGGCGGTGATGTCGCCGTAGGCGGTGGTCGCGTGGAGGTTGAGGGCGGCGGCAGCGCCGTCGGTGTTGGAGAGCGCGTTGTGGACCCGGCCGTAGGTGGTGCCGGCGTCCAGGGATGCCGAGACCCCGCGGGCGGCGCCGACGGTGATCTCCCCGTGCGCGGTGCGCAGGGTGACGGTGCCGCGGACGGCCTCGGTGATGTGCAGGTCGCCCTTCTGGGTGCTGATCTCGGCGGGTCCGCCCAGGCGGCCGACGGTGATGTCCCCGGCGAGGACGGTGAGTTGGGCGCTCGCGGTCTCGTCGAGCTTGACGGTCGCCTGCTGGCCGTCGAAGACGACGTCACCGAGCCGTCCGACGCCCCGGAGTTCGGCGCTGGCCGCCTTCACCTCGATACGGGAGCCGGCGGGCAGCTGGACGGTCAGCTCGACCGCTCCGGAGGGGCCGAGGATCCGGTTGCCCGCCTCGGAGGCCTCGATCCGCAGGACTCCGTCGGCGTGGGTGACCTCGATCCGCTCGGCCGCCTTGACGTCGCGGCTCTTGGAGGCGTCCGCGGGCAGGACCTCGACCACGGTGTCGGGCCGGTCGGCGGCGATGAACCGGATGTGTCCGGCGGGGATGTCGACGACG from the Streptomyces sp. NBC_01335 genome contains:
- a CDS encoding ATP-binding cassette domain-containing protein; its protein translation is MALSANPASPALPAAGLAIAAKGLRKSYGDKTVLDGVDLAVPAGTIFSLLGPNGAGKTTVVKILSTLITAGAGELSVGGHDVATAPQAVRAAIGVTGQFSAVDGLITGEENMLLMADLHHLPKAEGKRVAAELLERFDLTEAAQKPASTYSGGMKRRLDIAMTLVGDPRIIFLDEPTTGLDPRSRHTMWGIIRELVTGGVTVFLTTQYLDEADELADRIAVLHDGKIAAEGTAEELKRLVPGGHVRLRFTDPTTYREAATALPDASRDDDALALQILSDGSQRELRTILDRLDTAHVEADELTVHTPDLDDVFFALTGGTRVPHQTAPSDQTGAPAQSVNSQEDEVR
- a CDS encoding DUF4097 family beta strand repeat-containing protein, whose amino-acid sequence is MQKFTTPAPISAVVDIPAGHIRFIAADRPDTVVEVLPADASKSRDVKAAERIEVTHADGVLRIEASEAGNRILGPSGAVELTVQLPAGSRIEVKAASAELRGVGRLGDVVFDGQQATVKLDETASAQLTVLAGDITVGRLGGPAEISTQKGDLHITEAVRGTVTLRTAHGEITVGAARGVSASLDAGTTYGRVHNALSNTDGAAAALNLHATTAYGDITARSL